A part of Geoanaerobacter pelophilus genomic DNA contains:
- a CDS encoding mannose-1-phosphate guanyltransferase: MKAVIMAGGFGTRIQPLTCNMPKPMIPLINRPIMLHIVELLKKYEITDLVMLLYHQPSVIKNFFRDGSDFGVKITYVTPLEDMGTAGAVKCAEKYIDERFLVISGDLLTDFNLKKVMDFHSDNKALATITLTSVKDPLQFGVVITDKERRIIQFLEKPGWGEVISDTINTGIYVFEPEIFNFIPANENFDFSQDLFPMLLEKKEQLFGYPIKGYWRDVGNTDSYREAHHDIFRGRINVKIDEPKQDVVGRDLRLGTDVRLDESALLDGTVVVGDNSQIFGSSQIKDSVIGRNCTIEPGVKLSRCVIWDNVYLKKGAKIVDSVICNNVSVGQGVVIEEGGIIADDTSIGEEAYIKRDVKVWPRKLIEAGATVTDNMIWGEKWKKSLFEGAIIKGLTNVELTPEFVAKLGCAYGTSLPKGSFVLAARDAFLASRMLKRSFLGGILSAGVNVRDLKMMPLPIVRYKLKTFGEVGGVHFRQSQEDPALTEIVFLDGDGLDFSSSMAKNVERIFFKENFRRAHHKEPGGITELPQVIDFYREGFARGVNRDLLKKQNSKIVIDFNHSPAGQLLPPIMNDLGIEVIALNAYVDEERGIKNADERPQSLSQLSKIVTSLEARAGFWLDPTVEGVIVVDETGKVYTAEETLPLMVALFLRSGQKGTFAVPVSAPSVVEIMASEKGCAVIRTKNSERAMIEASLASEVIMAGSMDGRFAFPKFQTGFDGMFTVVKTVELLATSGVPMSVIYGEIPHRTFLQSRITCAWEMKGGIMRKMSEDSLDCEATFIDGIKVHFGEDWVLVLPDQYQPFVHVVAEGKDPKVVHRLLAEYQKKVEKWKKELQ, encoded by the coding sequence ATGAAAGCAGTAATCATGGCCGGCGGATTCGGCACTCGGATCCAGCCACTTACCTGCAATATGCCCAAACCGATGATTCCGCTCATCAACCGGCCGATAATGCTGCACATTGTGGAACTGCTCAAGAAATACGAGATAACCGACCTGGTGATGCTGCTCTATCATCAGCCGAGCGTGATCAAGAACTTTTTCCGGGATGGTTCGGATTTCGGCGTCAAGATCACCTATGTTACCCCTCTTGAAGATATGGGCACTGCCGGTGCGGTGAAATGCGCCGAAAAATATATTGATGAACGGTTCCTGGTCATCAGCGGCGACCTCCTGACCGACTTCAACCTGAAAAAGGTCATGGATTTCCATAGTGACAACAAGGCGCTGGCCACCATAACGCTGACCTCGGTAAAAGACCCGCTGCAGTTCGGGGTCGTGATCACCGACAAAGAGCGGCGCATCATCCAGTTCCTGGAAAAGCCGGGCTGGGGCGAGGTTATCTCCGATACGATCAATACCGGCATTTATGTCTTTGAGCCGGAGATCTTCAATTTTATCCCGGCCAATGAAAACTTTGACTTTTCCCAGGACCTCTTCCCGATGCTTCTGGAGAAAAAGGAGCAGCTTTTCGGTTATCCGATCAAGGGTTACTGGCGTGATGTCGGCAACACCGATTCATACCGCGAAGCGCACCACGACATCTTCCGGGGGCGGATAAACGTCAAGATCGACGAGCCGAAACAGGATGTGGTCGGGCGTGACCTCCGGCTGGGCACCGATGTCCGCCTCGATGAATCCGCGCTGCTCGACGGCACGGTGGTAGTTGGCGACAACTCGCAGATCTTCGGCAGCAGCCAGATTAAGGATTCGGTTATCGGCCGTAACTGCACCATCGAACCGGGGGTGAAACTGTCCCGGTGCGTGATCTGGGACAACGTCTACCTGAAAAAAGGGGCCAAGATCGTTGATTCCGTTATCTGCAACAATGTCAGTGTCGGCCAGGGGGTGGTGATCGAAGAAGGAGGGATCATCGCCGATGATACCTCGATCGGCGAAGAGGCCTACATCAAGCGCGACGTCAAGGTCTGGCCGCGCAAGCTGATCGAGGCGGGCGCTACAGTCACTGACAACATGATCTGGGGCGAAAAATGGAAGAAGTCGCTTTTTGAAGGGGCGATCATCAAGGGGTTGACCAATGTCGAGCTGACCCCTGAGTTTGTTGCCAAGCTGGGGTGCGCCTACGGCACGTCGCTTCCCAAAGGGAGTTTCGTCCTGGCTGCCCGCGACGCCTTTCTCGCTTCCCGGATGCTCAAGCGGAGTTTTCTTGGCGGCATATTGTCGGCAGGGGTCAATGTCCGCGACCTGAAGATGATGCCGCTGCCGATCGTGCGCTACAAGCTGAAAACCTTCGGCGAGGTCGGCGGGGTCCATTTCCGGCAGAGCCAGGAAGACCCGGCACTGACCGAGATTGTCTTTCTTGATGGCGATGGCCTCGATTTCTCCAGTTCCATGGCGAAAAACGTGGAACGGATATTTTTCAAGGAGAATTTCCGGCGGGCGCACCACAAGGAGCCGGGAGGGATCACCGAACTGCCCCAGGTTATCGATTTTTACCGGGAAGGGTTTGCCCGGGGAGTAAATCGCGATCTCCTGAAAAAGCAGAACTCCAAGATCGTTATCGATTTCAATCACTCGCCGGCCGGGCAGCTTCTTCCGCCGATCATGAACGATCTCGGCATCGAAGTGATTGCCCTGAACGCCTATGTCGACGAGGAACGGGGCATCAAGAACGCCGATGAGCGGCCGCAGAGCCTCAGCCAGTTGTCGAAAATCGTCACTTCTCTGGAGGCCAGGGCCGGTTTCTGGCTGGACCCCACCGTGGAAGGGGTTATCGTTGTTGACGAGACCGGCAAAGTCTACACTGCCGAGGAGACCCTGCCGTTGATGGTGGCGCTGTTTCTGCGGAGCGGCCAGAAAGGTACCTTTGCCGTGCCGGTATCAGCGCCGTCGGTGGTCGAGATCATGGCCAGCGAAAAAGGGTGCGCCGTAATCAGGACCAAGAACTCGGAACGCGCCATGATCGAGGCGTCTCTCGCCTCCGAAGTCATTATGGCCGGTTCAATGGACGGCCGCTTTGCCTTTCCCAAATTTCAGACCGGGTTTGACGGCATGTTTACCGTTGTCAAGACCGTGGAACTGCTGGCAACCTCTGGTGTGCCGATGTCGGTCATATACGGAGAGATTCCCCACCGGACATTTCTGCAGAGCCGCATTACCTGCGCCTGGGAGATGAAGGGGGGGATCATGCGCAAGATGAGCGAGGACAGCCTTGACTGCGAGGCAACCTTCATCGACGGCATCAAGGTTCATTTTGGCGAGGACTGGGTGCTGGTGCTGCCGGACCAGTACCAGCCTTTCGTCCATGTCGTTGCCGAAGGCAAGGACCCCAAGGTTGTTCACCGGTTGTTGGCCGAGTATCAGAAGAAGGTCGAGAAGTGGAAGAAGGAACTGCAATAG
- a CDS encoding glycoside hydrolase family 57 protein, translating to MSKPLDILFIWHMHQPFYKDPVRGEYVLPWTYLHAVKDYYDMPAIVAATPGAKAVFNLVPSLLEQLEDYAAGTANDPVLRLGRMDPGDMTEDDIALMLDIFFAANRQRMIEPQPRYLELLQLAGDGDAAKRQASIRSFRRQEIIDLQVCFFLAWTGEAARNRWPEFRELLAKGRNYTVADRDRLFAAQQEVINAIIPLYRKLHDEGKAELSLSPYYHPILPLLCDMKIAQVSMPKANIPAARFCHPEDARSHIMEGIACFERIFGFTPAGMWPSEGSVSDEALKIICDCGIKWAATDEAILQHTVPGITGQNREGLYHPYRFGCDGAELGVIFRDHALSDLIGFTYSQWDTGRAIEDFMERLRRIRQQFPTSSLVPVILDGENAWEYYPDNANPFLSTLYAAIAGSAEFRLVTATEAVATIKPKQTLTHIHPGSWINANYGIWVGHPEENLAWDYLERAREAAVTRNPQVAALLAAGRGASNMAVEADDTARLICKALFAAEGSDWFWWYGDDHFSAHADRFDALFRKHLINIYRLLGQDLPRELYEPIKKTREAGFVREPSSFITPVIDGLVTDYFEWLPAGLFDLSRQSSAMHSSESSLHSFFYAYDRESLHLRIDGAVALDQLLGSTDTLYIFIGARQKEYRLAIGRSEDSGYLAAKSASGFRATRNRYRYKIRKICEVTLPLAAIKPVQGEPLQLYITLQRDGEEVGRWPADAPMELKYLGDSLELDNWLI from the coding sequence ATGTCAAAGCCGCTCGACATACTATTTATCTGGCATATGCATCAGCCATTCTACAAAGATCCGGTCAGGGGAGAGTATGTGCTCCCCTGGACCTACCTGCATGCCGTGAAGGATTATTACGACATGCCGGCGATCGTCGCGGCAACTCCCGGGGCCAAAGCGGTGTTCAACCTGGTGCCGTCGCTCCTGGAACAGCTTGAAGATTATGCGGCCGGCACAGCCAATGACCCGGTGCTGAGGCTTGGCCGGATGGACCCCGGCGACATGACCGAGGACGATATTGCCCTGATGCTCGATATCTTCTTTGCTGCCAACCGGCAGCGGATGATCGAGCCACAGCCGCGTTACCTCGAACTCTTGCAGCTGGCCGGTGACGGCGATGCCGCCAAGCGCCAGGCAAGCATCCGCAGTTTCCGCCGCCAGGAGATCATCGATCTCCAGGTCTGCTTTTTCCTGGCCTGGACCGGAGAGGCAGCGCGGAACCGCTGGCCCGAATTCCGGGAGCTGCTGGCCAAAGGGCGCAATTATACCGTTGCGGATCGTGACCGGCTTTTTGCCGCCCAGCAAGAGGTCATCAACGCCATCATCCCGCTGTACCGCAAGCTTCATGACGAGGGAAAGGCCGAGCTGTCCCTGTCTCCCTACTATCACCCGATATTGCCACTGCTATGCGACATGAAGATCGCCCAGGTGTCAATGCCCAAGGCCAATATCCCGGCGGCCCGCTTCTGCCACCCCGAGGATGCCCGCAGCCACATCATGGAAGGTATTGCCTGCTTTGAACGAATCTTCGGTTTTACCCCGGCAGGGATGTGGCCCTCAGAAGGGTCGGTGAGCGATGAAGCGCTCAAGATCATCTGCGATTGCGGCATCAAATGGGCTGCAACCGACGAGGCGATCCTGCAGCATACGGTGCCCGGCATCACTGGCCAGAACCGCGAAGGGTTGTATCACCCCTACCGCTTTGGCTGCGACGGTGCCGAGCTGGGGGTGATCTTCCGCGACCATGCACTTTCCGATCTGATCGGTTTTACTTATTCCCAGTGGGACACCGGTCGCGCCATCGAGGATTTCATGGAGCGCCTGCGCCGGATCCGGCAACAGTTTCCAACGAGCAGCCTGGTGCCGGTCATCCTTGACGGCGAGAATGCCTGGGAATATTACCCGGACAATGCCAACCCGTTTTTGTCGACGCTCTATGCCGCCATTGCCGGTTCTGCGGAGTTCCGGCTGGTCACAGCCACAGAGGCGGTGGCAACAATCAAGCCGAAGCAGACCTTGACCCATATTCACCCCGGCTCGTGGATCAATGCCAATTACGGCATCTGGGTCGGCCATCCGGAAGAGAACCTTGCCTGGGACTACCTGGAGCGGGCCCGCGAGGCGGCTGTCACCCGGAATCCCCAGGTCGCCGCGCTGCTGGCGGCAGGCCGGGGCGCGTCAAACATGGCGGTCGAGGCCGACGACACGGCCCGGCTGATCTGCAAGGCGCTCTTTGCCGCAGAGGGGAGCGACTGGTTCTGGTGGTACGGCGACGATCATTTCTCGGCGCATGCCGACCGGTTCGACGCGCTGTTCCGCAAGCATCTGATCAATATCTACCGGCTTCTGGGCCAGGATCTCCCGCGGGAACTGTACGAGCCGATCAAAAAGACGCGGGAAGCCGGTTTTGTCCGTGAACCGTCCTCGTTCATAACCCCGGTGATCGACGGTCTGGTGACTGATTATTTCGAGTGGCTCCCGGCGGGTCTCTTCGATCTCTCGCGCCAGTCATCGGCCATGCACTCATCGGAAAGCAGCCTCCACTCCTTTTTCTACGCCTATGACCGGGAATCGCTCCATCTCCGGATCGATGGGGCTGTTGCCCTGGATCAGCTGCTCGGCTCAACAGATACGCTGTATATTTTTATCGGTGCCCGGCAGAAGGAGTATCGTCTGGCGATTGGCCGCAGCGAAGATAGCGGCTATCTTGCGGCAAAGAGTGCCAGCGGTTTCCGTGCCACCAGGAACCGCTATCGCTACAAGATCCGCAAGATCTGCGAGGTGACCCTGCCCCTTGCTGCGATCAAGCCGGTTCAGGGAGAGCCGCTGCAGCTTTATATAACGCTGCAGCGAGACGGTGAGGAAGTTGGTCGGTGGCCTGCTGATGCGCCGATGGAATTAAAGTACCTGGGTGACAGTCTGGAACTTGATAACTGGCTGATTTAA
- the galT gene encoding galactose-1-phosphate uridylyltransferase, giving the protein MSELRWDPLKKHWVIIATERGRRPLDFHQDTPATTMISCPFCYGHEARTPQEIFAIRPPGPANTPNWKVRVIPNKYPVLRVEGEVKSRGYGLYDVMDGIGAHEIIIETPDHDRGLADLSIAELTDVLKAYRARYLDLRQDFRLRYMVLFKNHGTLAGATLQHSHSQLIAVPLIPPVATTELNACREFFATKERCIFCDMIDFEISCGERVVKEFPDYVTLTPYASASPFELRLFPKKHCHDFALLNDGQLGALAQAMKDMLCRLKVVLKDPPYNFILHTAPPAHQRLGKPDYWGSLAWDYHWHIELVPRLTQIAGFEWGTGFYINPTAPEDAAAFLREAEV; this is encoded by the coding sequence ATGTCCGAGCTTCGTTGGGACCCCCTCAAAAAACATTGGGTAATCATCGCCACCGAACGGGGGCGCCGTCCCCTGGATTTCCACCAGGATACCCCGGCTACCACCATGATCAGCTGCCCATTTTGCTATGGCCACGAGGCGCGCACCCCCCAGGAGATCTTCGCCATTCGCCCGCCGGGCCCTGCCAATACCCCCAACTGGAAGGTGCGGGTCATCCCGAACAAGTATCCGGTATTACGGGTTGAGGGGGAGGTGAAGAGCCGCGGTTATGGGCTTTACGATGTCATGGACGGCATTGGCGCTCATGAAATAATCATCGAAACTCCGGACCATGACCGGGGACTGGCCGACCTTTCCATTGCCGAGCTCACCGATGTCCTCAAGGCATACCGGGCACGCTACCTTGACCTTCGCCAGGATTTCCGGCTGCGCTACATGGTGCTGTTCAAGAACCATGGCACCTTGGCCGGCGCTACGCTCCAGCATTCCCACAGTCAGCTGATCGCCGTGCCGCTGATTCCCCCGGTGGCAACGACCGAGCTCAATGCCTGCCGTGAGTTCTTTGCCACCAAGGAGCGCTGCATCTTCTGCGACATGATTGATTTCGAGATCTCCTGTGGCGAGCGGGTGGTCAAGGAGTTTCCCGATTACGTTACCCTGACTCCCTATGCCTCGGCATCGCCGTTCGAGCTGCGGCTTTTTCCCAAGAAGCATTGCCATGACTTTGCCCTGCTCAATGACGGCCAGTTGGGGGCGCTGGCGCAAGCCATGAAGGATATGCTCTGCCGGCTGAAAGTGGTACTCAAGGATCCGCCGTACAACTTCATCCTGCACACGGCGCCACCCGCGCACCAGCGTCTCGGCAAGCCCGATTACTGGGGCTCCCTGGCCTGGGATTACCACTGGCACATCGAGCTGGTGCCGCGGCTGACCCAGATTGCCGGTTTCGAATGGGGGACCGGTTTCTACATTAATCCGACGGCGCCGGAGGATGCTGCAGCATTTCTTCGGGAGGCAGAGGTCTGA
- the corA gene encoding magnesium/cobalt transporter CorA, whose amino-acid sequence MVRTIKKRSVKSGLPPGTLVHIGELRDRDIRISVMNYHAGGCEEKEIKAIEECMSHSDTAIVSWIDVEGLHEIEAIRQLGDCQKLHPLVLEDILNTYQRLKAEDYGDYLYIVLKMLRINTDGEIVTEQVSLVLGSNVVISFQEGVEGDVFNPIRERLRNGKGKIRELGVDYLVYALMDAIVDNYFVVMEQVGERIEALEDEVMADPCPETVRKIHQLKREVILLRKAIWPLREVIGALERRDSQLISETVVIYLRDIYDHTIQVIDTIETSRDMLSGMLDVYLSSISNRMNEIMKFLTIIGTIFIPLTYIAGVYGMNFQFMPELHWQWGYFACLGLMLSVAVSLLFYFKRKKWL is encoded by the coding sequence ATGGTCCGGACCATCAAGAAGAGATCAGTGAAGAGCGGCCTGCCACCCGGCACCCTCGTCCACATTGGCGAGCTGCGCGACCGGGATATCAGGATCTCGGTCATGAATTACCATGCCGGAGGATGCGAGGAAAAGGAGATCAAGGCCATTGAGGAGTGCATGAGCCACTCCGATACCGCCATTGTCAGCTGGATCGACGTGGAGGGGTTGCACGAGATCGAGGCCATCCGGCAGCTGGGAGATTGCCAGAAACTGCACCCCCTGGTCCTGGAGGATATCCTCAATACCTACCAACGCCTGAAAGCCGAAGATTACGGCGATTACCTCTACATTGTCCTGAAAATGCTGCGTATCAACACAGACGGTGAGATCGTCACCGAGCAGGTAAGCCTCGTCCTGGGGAGCAATGTCGTTATCTCCTTCCAGGAAGGGGTGGAGGGGGACGTATTCAACCCGATCAGGGAACGGCTCAGAAACGGCAAGGGGAAGATCAGGGAACTGGGGGTCGACTACCTCGTCTATGCCTTGATGGACGCCATTGTTGACAACTATTTCGTGGTAATGGAGCAGGTGGGGGAACGGATCGAGGCGTTGGAAGACGAGGTGATGGCCGATCCGTGTCCGGAGACAGTGCGGAAAATCCACCAGCTGAAGCGTGAGGTGATCCTGCTGCGCAAGGCAATCTGGCCGCTGCGCGAGGTGATTGGCGCCCTGGAACGCCGGGATTCGCAGCTGATCAGCGAAACAGTGGTGATCTACCTGCGCGACATCTACGACCATACCATCCAGGTGATCGATACCATCGAGACAAGCCGGGACATGCTGTCTGGCATGCTCGATGTCTACCTGTCGAGCATCAGTAACCGGATGAACGAGATCATGAAATTCCTCACCATCATCGGCACCATCTTCATCCCCCTCACCTACATTGCCGGTGTCTACGGGATGAACTTCCAGTTCATGCCCGAGCTTCACTGGCAATGGGGGTATTTCGCCTGCCTCGGCCTGATGCTGTCAGTCGCTGTTTCCCTGCTTTTTTATTTCAAACGGAAAAAATGGCTGTAA
- a CDS encoding tetratricopeptide repeat protein, producing the protein MGFFDKILGKNATEDTTTPGEVDFIAALAMHLRGEVDAALTTYARLAGEHPDDNLIPFFAAAAKASKGDIAEAAENLRALSEQSSAKGETISRAISLDLAALINGAPFLTVPAIAEIIGSLGDQLKDEGFVQASAVCFEIAAGLVPDNAHMLHKLGDTLHDLCIYDYAENVLQEALKHAPNHWGAIYTYAVLLQDLGRFAEAIDYYEKAVKLNPDHARCQNNYGAALMMSNQLEAALAHCTLAAELDPEFPLAQINLGNIQLLMQSYEAARNSFSAAIALDENLAKGYFGLGAAEESLGSDPGKIRELYLKAIELSPAFPEAHHALGNLLGRAGNPEALEHFAAAEQLDNTLADLQRDFGTVCLQLGQRQEALVHLRMALEQNPDDATAREILAQAEADNPA; encoded by the coding sequence ATGGGTTTTTTCGACAAGATCTTGGGAAAGAATGCTACAGAAGATACGACAACACCTGGGGAAGTTGATTTCATTGCTGCCCTGGCGATGCACCTGCGCGGTGAAGTGGACGCGGCGCTTACCACCTATGCCAGGCTTGCCGGAGAACACCCCGACGATAACCTTATCCCGTTTTTTGCTGCAGCCGCCAAGGCCAGCAAAGGAGACATCGCCGAGGCGGCGGAGAACCTCCGCGCGCTCAGCGAGCAAAGTTCAGCGAAAGGTGAGACCATTTCCCGCGCCATCTCGCTCGACCTGGCCGCGCTGATCAACGGCGCGCCGTTTCTGACCGTTCCGGCTATTGCCGAGATCATTGGCTCTTTAGGAGACCAGCTCAAGGATGAGGGGTTTGTTCAGGCAAGCGCGGTTTGTTTCGAAATCGCCGCAGGACTCGTGCCGGACAATGCCCATATGCTCCATAAGCTTGGCGATACGCTTCACGACCTTTGCATCTACGACTACGCGGAAAACGTGCTGCAGGAAGCGCTGAAACACGCGCCGAACCACTGGGGGGCGATCTATACCTATGCCGTACTGTTGCAGGACCTTGGGCGGTTCGCCGAGGCGATTGACTATTATGAAAAAGCGGTCAAGCTGAACCCGGACCATGCGCGCTGCCAAAACAATTACGGCGCCGCCCTGATGATGTCCAACCAGCTCGAAGCAGCCCTCGCCCATTGCACTTTGGCCGCAGAGCTGGACCCTGAGTTCCCGTTGGCCCAGATCAATCTCGGCAATATCCAGTTGCTGATGCAATCCTACGAAGCCGCTCGCAACAGCTTCAGCGCGGCAATCGCCCTGGATGAGAATCTAGCCAAAGGCTATTTCGGACTCGGCGCGGCTGAGGAATCCCTGGGCAGCGACCCCGGGAAAATCCGGGAGTTGTACTTGAAGGCCATTGAACTCAGCCCCGCATTTCCCGAGGCCCATCACGCACTGGGCAACCTGCTCGGTCGCGCAGGCAATCCGGAAGCGTTAGAACACTTTGCCGCGGCAGAGCAATTGGACAACACCCTGGCGGATCTCCAGAGGGATTTCGGCACTGTCTGCCTGCAGTTGGGACAACGGCAGGAAGCGCTGGTACACTTGAGAATGGCGCTTGAGCAAAACCCGGATGACGCTACAGCCCGGGAAATTCTTGCGCAGGCAGAAGCTGACAATCCGGCGTAA
- a CDS encoding cytochrome c3 family protein: MHKTFRYAWNMVSIAGMIIAIVATGLIIAFLSMEIIMGIDHPYLGLLTFFLFPAMLVTGLLIIPAGMWHTRNKLRAAGAGAVIPPLPRLDLNDKHQLKLTVFFSIATVVFVLLITIATIKGFEFTESTTFCGELCHVVMKPEHTAWSNSPHAKVKCVECHVGPGAEWYVKAKISGLRQVWAVLTHSFPSPIETPIENLRPARDTCEHCHWPEKFYSGRQKIFYHYAPNEQNTPREVNLLIKIGGTPKSPHAMGIHWHIGTEVNYIARDKKRFDIPYIAVKEKDGSITEYMDSEKPLTKDEVAKGKKRIMDCTDCHNRPTHIYHSPGQEMDESIVSGKVDSNLPFIKKVGVELLEKPYKSTEEGVKAIETGIKDYYAKNYPKIAQEKAAGIADAVRHIQGMYKRNYFPEMKITWSTYPNHIGHFYTPGCFRCHDGKHKTASGKIISKDCNLCHTVISQKQENIPAGTQVKDFVHPVDIGDEMMKTNCSECHLAAGHDVPGGGEGKQSKHH; this comes from the coding sequence ATGCACAAGACTTTCAGGTATGCATGGAACATGGTCAGTATTGCCGGGATGATCATTGCAATTGTCGCCACAGGGCTGATCATTGCATTCCTCTCCATGGAAATCATCATGGGGATTGACCACCCCTATCTCGGTCTGCTTACCTTCTTCCTCTTCCCTGCCATGCTTGTTACCGGGCTCCTGATTATTCCTGCCGGCATGTGGCATACCAGGAACAAACTGCGCGCAGCCGGCGCCGGCGCCGTCATCCCGCCTCTGCCGAGGCTGGACCTGAACGACAAGCACCAGTTGAAACTGACGGTGTTCTTTTCCATCGCCACAGTGGTGTTCGTGCTGCTGATAACCATCGCCACCATCAAAGGCTTTGAATTCACCGAATCGACGACCTTCTGCGGCGAACTGTGCCATGTTGTCATGAAACCTGAGCATACAGCCTGGAGCAACTCCCCCCACGCCAAGGTCAAGTGCGTTGAATGCCATGTCGGCCCAGGCGCCGAGTGGTACGTCAAGGCCAAGATCTCCGGTCTGCGCCAGGTTTGGGCCGTACTCACCCACTCCTTCCCGAGCCCGATCGAGACCCCGATTGAAAACCTCCGCCCGGCCCGGGACACCTGCGAACATTGTCACTGGCCTGAGAAGTTCTATTCAGGCCGGCAGAAGATCTTCTATCACTATGCCCCTAACGAGCAGAACACCCCGCGCGAGGTCAACCTGCTGATCAAGATCGGCGGCACCCCCAAGTCGCCTCACGCCATGGGCATCCACTGGCACATCGGCACCGAGGTCAACTACATCGCCCGGGACAAAAAGCGCTTTGATATCCCGTATATCGCGGTAAAAGAGAAAGACGGCTCCATCACCGAGTACATGGACAGCGAAAAACCGCTGACCAAGGATGAAGTCGCCAAGGGTAAAAAGCGGATCATGGACTGCACCGACTGCCACAACCGGCCGACCCACATCTACCATTCGCCGGGTCAGGAGATGGACGAAAGCATCGTGTCCGGCAAGGTCGATTCAAACCTGCCGTTCATCAAGAAGGTCGGCGTGGAGCTGCTTGAAAAGCCGTACAAGAGCACCGAAGAAGGGGTAAAGGCGATCGAGACCGGCATCAAGGATTACTATGCCAAGAATTACCCCAAAATAGCCCAGGAGAAGGCCGCCGGCATTGCAGACGCGGTACGGCATATCCAGGGGATGTACAAGCGCAATTACTTCCCGGAGATGAAGATCACCTGGAGCACCTATCCCAACCATATCGGCCACTTCTACACGCCGGGGTGCTTCCGCTGCCACGACGGCAAGCACAAGACCGCCAGCGGCAAGATTATCTCCAAGGACTGCAACCTCTGCCACACCGTCATCAGCCAGAAGCAGGAGAACATCCCGGCCGGCACCCAGGTCAAGGATTTCGTGCATCCGGTTGATATCGGCGACGAGATGATGAAGACCAACTGCAGCGAGTGCCACCTGGCAGCAGGCCATGACGTGCCCGGCGGCGGCGAAGGGAAACAGTCCAAGCACCATTGA
- a CDS encoding multiheme c-type cytochrome, which produces MSHVWRPLFVALAVVATILCMRLVLVPDDFGIHEQGYMYGWHRKGNETDWKNIKVKYRTTAYCINCHKDKYLDIKDSPHAAIMCENCHGPALGHPQDPRTLEINRSRQLCVRCHFKLPYPNSARGGIKGINPATHHPEAECVLCHYPHNPLRAAVRKEAKR; this is translated from the coding sequence ATGAGTCATGTCTGGCGACCATTGTTTGTGGCACTGGCTGTTGTTGCCACAATCCTCTGCATGCGGCTGGTGCTGGTGCCCGATGATTTCGGTATTCACGAGCAGGGGTACATGTATGGCTGGCATCGGAAAGGTAACGAGACCGACTGGAAAAACATCAAGGTGAAGTATCGGACCACTGCCTATTGCATTAACTGTCACAAGGACAAATATCTGGATATCAAGGATTCCCCTCATGCGGCAATAATGTGCGAAAACTGCCATGGCCCGGCCCTGGGCCATCCACAGGATCCGCGCACCCTGGAAATCAACCGGAGCCGCCAGCTCTGCGTGCGCTGCCACTTCAAACTGCCGTACCCTAACAGTGCCAGGGGCGGCATCAAGGGGATCAACCCGGCGACGCACCATCCCGAGGCCGAGTGTGTCCTGTGCCATTATCCGCATAACCCGTTACGGGCTGCGGTGAGAAAAGAGGCCAAGCGATGA
- a CDS encoding 4Fe-4S dicluster domain-containing protein, translating to MISRRNFCKKAMLFIGGVAVPVAGLEIFNPQRLLAEKQDPAKVRWVFLVDTRKCVGCGFCVRACKLENEIPYDANVSRTWVERYVVTRDGKVHTDSPKAARDGFTTKAIDQAGKGMLEIRDEDITKAFFVPKLCNQCENPPCVQVCPVGATYQTPDGVVLVDRTWCIGCGYCVMGCPYGVRFFHPVYKAAEKCNFCYHRISKGMKSACVEACPFGARTIGNIKDPEDPVTRIIMTERVAVLKEEYGTKPQVFYLGMSKEVK from the coding sequence ATGATTTCCCGGCGGAATTTCTGTAAAAAAGCGATGCTTTTCATCGGTGGTGTGGCCGTGCCGGTTGCCGGCCTGGAGATCTTCAACCCGCAGCGGCTGCTGGCCGAAAAACAGGATCCGGCAAAGGTCCGCTGGGTGTTCCTGGTTGATACCCGCAAGTGCGTTGGCTGTGGCTTCTGTGTCAGGGCGTGCAAGCTGGAGAACGAGATTCCCTATGATGCCAATGTTTCCAGGACCTGGGTTGAGCGATACGTGGTCACCAGGGACGGCAAGGTGCATACCGACTCACCCAAGGCAGCCCGGGACGGCTTTACCACAAAGGCCATTGACCAGGCCGGTAAGGGGATGCTGGAAATCAGGGATGAGGATATCACCAAGGCCTTTTTTGTGCCCAAACTGTGCAACCAGTGCGAAAATCCGCCCTGCGTCCAGGTCTGCCCGGTTGGCGCAACGTACCAAACCCCTGACGGGGTGGTGCTGGTGGACCGCACCTGGTGCATCGGCTGCGGCTACTGCGTTATGGGGTGCCCGTACGGGGTTAGATTCTTCCATCCGGTGTACAAGGCGGCAGAGAAGTGCAACTTCTGCTACCACCGGATCTCCAAGGGGATGAAGAGCGCCTGCGTCGAAGCCTGCCCCTTCGGGGCGCGCACCATCGGCAATATCAAGGACCCTGAGGACCCGGTGACCAGGATCATCATGACCGAGCGGGTTGCAGTTTTGAAAGAGGAGTATGGCACCAAACCGCAAGTCTTCTATTTAGGCATGTCCAAGGAGGTGAAGTAG